The Zingiber officinale cultivar Zhangliang chromosome 9A, Zo_v1.1, whole genome shotgun sequence genome window below encodes:
- the LOC122021405 gene encoding uncharacterized protein LOC122021405, with amino-acid sequence MFTFEDWETSRYSSSTEGREVQKIIISARFWDYISDILIAVEPLYVVLRKVDMDKKPQMGNVYRLIHEAKEEIKRRLQSPTKYQYYIDIITTRWDNQMGKHIHLAGYYLNPAYQYRYNLATNEDLLVALRNVISRLQKNRELAAEAINESRLFREAYGSFSDSFAVSCRYKMDAGKYRKNYY; translated from the exons ATGTTCACTTTTGAAGATTGGGAAACCTCTCGATACTCTAGTTCTACTGAAGGAAGGGAGGtacaaaaaattattatatctgCTAGATTTTGGGACTATATTTCAGATATTCTTATAGCAGTGGAACCCTTGTACGTTGTTCTACGAAAAGTTGATATGGACAAGAAGCCACAAATGGGCAACGTCTACCGTCTAATTCACGAAGCAAAAGAGGAAATTAAGAGACGTCTACAATCTCCAACCAAGTATCAATATTATATTGATATAATCACTACAAGGTGGGACAACCAAATGGGAAAACATATTCATTTAGCAG GTTATTATCTCAATCCGGCATATCAATATCGTTATAATCTTGCCACAAATGAAGATCTATTAGTAGCCCTTAGAAATGTAATATCAAGGCTCCAAAAAAATAGAGAATTAGCTGCTGAGGCTATTAATGAAAGTCGATTATTTCGAGAAGCATATGGTTCTTTTAGCGATTCTTTTGCAGTGTCATGCAGATATAAAATGGATGCAGGtaaatatagaaaaaattattactaa